A stretch of Paenibacillus peoriae DNA encodes these proteins:
- a CDS encoding DNA topoisomerase III — MKVLVLAEKPSVAREIARVMGSREKHKSYIEGPQYVVTWALGHLVGLAEPEDYDSKYATWNLEDLPILPKSSKLKVLRESNHQFKAVQQLMKRQDIGELIVATDAAREGELLARWIIQMANWKKPFRRLWISSQTDKAIKAGFAKLLPGQQFDRLYESARCRAEADWMIGLNVTRALTCRYNAQLSAGRVQTPTLGMIMEREKEITEFRSQEYDTLTADFGDFQATWRAESGDSRMFDRTQAEALRRRLEGAKGTVASVKKSEKNEPHPLAYDLTELQRDANQRYGFSAKQTSNLLQRLYEQHKLVTYPRTDSRYLTSDMVDTLKERLSSVAVGPYASLARSLLRNNLPITKRIVDDSKVTDHHAIIPTEQTLLLNQLSPEERKLYDLIARRFISLFYPPARYDAVAVSVTVEQETFQVKGTTVKDSGWRAVYDANHYDMDDEEAEDRENNGRGVILPELKKGDSVRLQRCLVRAGRTMPPKRYTEAALLAQMEKHGLGTPATRADLIEKLVSSDTIERQGNVMHPTGKGKQLIELAAPQLRTPELTARWEAELERIARGQGQPEPFLNSIRAMAKELVSTVKNSSAEYKPHNETNSHCPDCGTKLLEKKGKKGKFLVCPSADCGYRRSGEKRLSNRRCPQCHKKMEMKEGKAGLYVRCLPCGITETLDKDKQRVNKREQQKLVRQFEKQESFGSSLGDLLKAAMEQKQGK, encoded by the coding sequence ATGAAGGTATTGGTATTGGCAGAAAAACCGTCCGTGGCCAGAGAGATTGCACGTGTGATGGGTAGCCGCGAGAAGCATAAAAGTTATATAGAAGGACCCCAGTACGTGGTGACGTGGGCACTGGGACATTTGGTCGGCTTAGCAGAGCCGGAGGATTACGATTCTAAGTATGCGACCTGGAATTTGGAGGACCTGCCTATTCTTCCGAAGAGTTCAAAGTTAAAGGTGCTGCGCGAAAGTAATCATCAGTTCAAAGCTGTGCAGCAACTCATGAAGCGGCAGGACATTGGAGAGCTTATCGTGGCAACAGATGCTGCTCGCGAAGGAGAATTGTTGGCACGCTGGATCATCCAAATGGCAAACTGGAAAAAGCCCTTCCGGCGCTTATGGATCTCCTCGCAGACAGACAAGGCGATTAAGGCAGGTTTCGCAAAGCTATTGCCTGGTCAGCAGTTTGATCGTTTATATGAATCGGCTCGCTGTAGAGCTGAAGCAGACTGGATGATTGGTCTCAATGTAACTCGCGCGTTGACTTGTCGTTATAACGCCCAACTTTCGGCTGGAAGAGTGCAGACACCAACGCTGGGGATGATTATGGAGCGTGAGAAAGAAATTACCGAATTCCGTTCTCAGGAATATGATACTTTGACGGCGGATTTTGGCGATTTTCAGGCAACTTGGCGGGCAGAAAGCGGGGATTCACGCATGTTTGACCGCACTCAAGCAGAGGCTTTGCGCCGTAGACTTGAGGGAGCCAAAGGCACAGTTGCCAGTGTTAAAAAGAGCGAAAAGAACGAGCCTCACCCGCTAGCGTATGATTTAACGGAACTACAAAGAGATGCTAATCAGCGCTATGGCTTTTCGGCTAAACAGACGTCTAATCTGCTTCAGCGTCTGTATGAGCAGCATAAGCTGGTGACCTATCCACGTACAGACAGCCGTTATCTGACATCCGATATGGTGGACACACTTAAGGAAAGGCTCAGTAGTGTAGCAGTAGGTCCGTATGCTTCCTTGGCACGGTCGTTATTGCGTAACAACCTACCAATCACAAAGCGAATTGTGGATGACAGTAAAGTCACGGATCATCATGCGATTATTCCTACTGAGCAGACATTATTGCTTAATCAGTTAAGCCCGGAAGAACGTAAGCTGTATGATCTGATTGCACGACGTTTTATTAGTCTATTCTATCCACCTGCACGTTATGATGCTGTAGCTGTATCAGTAACGGTGGAGCAGGAGACGTTTCAGGTAAAAGGCACAACGGTAAAAGATAGCGGATGGCGTGCTGTATATGACGCAAACCATTATGATATGGATGATGAAGAAGCAGAGGATCGGGAAAACAATGGAAGAGGCGTTATTTTACCGGAGCTGAAAAAAGGAGACTCTGTCCGATTGCAGCGTTGTCTTGTACGAGCTGGGCGAACGATGCCGCCGAAGCGGTATACGGAAGCAGCCCTGCTCGCTCAGATGGAAAAGCATGGACTGGGTACTCCTGCTACTCGTGCCGATCTGATTGAAAAGCTTGTCAGCTCGGATACGATTGAGCGTCAGGGGAACGTGATGCATCCAACCGGGAAAGGTAAGCAACTGATTGAACTGGCAGCTCCACAGCTTCGAACGCCTGAGCTGACGGCACGTTGGGAAGCGGAGCTGGAACGGATTGCTCGTGGTCAAGGACAACCGGAACCGTTTTTGAATTCTATTCGTGCTATGGCGAAAGAGCTGGTTTCCACTGTGAAAAATAGCAGTGCGGAGTACAAGCCTCATAATGAGACGAATAGTCATTGTCCAGATTGTGGTACAAAGCTATTGGAGAAGAAGGGTAAGAAAGGCAAGTTCCTTGTATGTCCAAGTGCGGATTGCGGTTACCGTCGTTCAGGGGAAAAACGTTTGTCCAATCGACGTTGCCCGCAGTGTCATAAGAAAATGGAAATGAAAGAGGGCAAAGCAGGATTGTATGTAAGATGCCTGCCCTGCGGAATTACCGAGACGTTGGATAAGGACAAGCAACGGGTAAACAAACGGGAACAGCAAAAGCTAGTAAGACAATTTGAAAAGCAGGAATCTTTTGGCTCCAGTTTGGGTGATTTGCTAAAAGCAGCGATGGAACAAAAGCAGGGCAAATAA
- a CDS encoding type II asparaginase encodes MTNMKKMTMIPLLASFILGGTLWSGGFTANAAAAATTSTTAPTSTTITSGKSENPQTNHLPNIKILATGGTIAGSSAVNTDTTGYKAGALGVETLINAVPEMKSIANVSGEQVVNVGSPDVNNEILLKLAKRTNELLARDDVDGIVITHGTDTLEETAYFLNLVIKSDKPVVVVGSMRPATAISADGPFNLYNAVKVAGASASKGQGVLVLLNDRIGAARYITKTNTTAVDTFKSVEQGFLGAVVGDQVYYYNKSTHKHTTSSVFDITNLTQLPQVDILYEYQNNGRYLYDAAVAAGAKGIVVAGSGNGSLSKTSSEGAEAAGKKGVIIARSSRVGSGVVSPSTKDAASNFVSTDSLNPQKARILLMLALTQTHDVNQIQSFFNEY; translated from the coding sequence ATGACTAACATGAAAAAAATGACGATGATTCCCCTGTTGGCCAGCTTTATTCTCGGAGGTACCTTATGGAGTGGTGGATTTACCGCCAACGCTGCGGCAGCAGCTACAACCAGCACAACTGCACCTACTTCTACCACTATAACTTCGGGCAAATCCGAAAATCCACAAACCAATCATTTGCCCAATATTAAAATACTTGCCACGGGAGGGACCATTGCAGGATCATCTGCCGTCAATACGGATACAACCGGCTACAAAGCAGGCGCGTTGGGTGTGGAAACCTTGATCAATGCCGTTCCTGAGATGAAAAGTATTGCAAATGTCAGTGGTGAGCAAGTTGTTAATGTAGGTAGCCCTGATGTTAATAATGAAATTCTCTTAAAACTTGCCAAACGTACCAATGAACTGCTTGCCAGAGACGATGTAGACGGGATTGTCATTACACATGGTACAGATACATTAGAAGAAACAGCTTATTTCCTCAATCTTGTTATCAAAAGCGATAAGCCAGTAGTTGTCGTTGGCTCCATGCGTCCAGCTACTGCCATCAGTGCCGATGGTCCCTTCAACCTCTATAATGCAGTGAAAGTCGCCGGGGCTTCGGCCTCTAAAGGTCAGGGTGTACTCGTCCTGTTGAACGACCGTATCGGTGCAGCAAGATACATTACCAAAACAAACACAACAGCAGTCGATACGTTCAAGTCTGTAGAGCAGGGATTCCTTGGAGCTGTTGTGGGTGATCAAGTGTACTACTACAACAAATCCACACACAAGCATACGACTTCTTCTGTATTCGACATCACTAACCTGACTCAACTGCCGCAAGTAGATATTTTATACGAGTATCAAAACAATGGTCGTTATCTGTATGATGCAGCCGTAGCAGCTGGTGCCAAGGGTATTGTCGTAGCTGGTTCCGGTAATGGTTCCTTGTCCAAGACCTCCTCAGAAGGCGCAGAGGCCGCAGGTAAAAAAGGAGTTATCATTGCCCGCTCCAGCCGCGTAGGAAGTGGAGTTGTGTCCCCATCAACAAAAGATGCCGCATCGAACTTTGTGTCGACCGATTCGCTTAATCCGCAAAAAGCACGGATTTTGCTCATGCTTGCTTTGACCCAAACACACGATGTTAACCAAATTCAATCCTTCTTTAATGAATACTAA
- a CDS encoding DUF4023 family protein: protein MESTHEYVEKLRENAKKAERNRKQGKGTPSASLPTKQHSKNP from the coding sequence ATGGAAAGCACCCATGAATACGTTGAAAAGCTGCGAGAAAATGCTAAAAAGGCAGAACGCAACCGTAAACAAGGAAAAGGAACTCCCAGCGCCAGCCTGCCGACAAAACAGCATAGCAAAAACCCCTGA
- a CDS encoding DUF1294 domain-containing protein: protein MQTGLLVWLLFINAVGYLVMSEDKKRARKHRDRVPERTLFFLALIGGALGVLIAMYRKRHKTRHMSFRLGIPALLFMNALLYGYFLR, encoded by the coding sequence TTGCAGACAGGCTTGTTGGTATGGCTGCTGTTTATCAATGCAGTAGGCTATCTGGTAATGTCGGAAGATAAAAAGAGAGCACGTAAACATCGTGATCGTGTACCTGAACGGACGTTGTTTTTTCTGGCCCTGATTGGGGGAGCCTTAGGCGTGCTAATAGCCATGTACCGTAAACGCCATAAAACACGGCATATGAGTTTCAGATTAGGTATTCCTGCGTTGCTATTCATGAACGCATTGTTGTATGGTTATTTTTTAAGGTAA
- a CDS encoding universal stress protein, with the protein MLFSKVLLAYDGSDASNKALLKAAELVKTSSSSQLEVVTAFDFPRIFMGEGLAPIPASINKEYYDLAEQTTEEVKKRLAEQGVDAKVELIQGSPAEVILDYANENGFDVIVIGSRGLGGIREFVLGSVSHNVVQHARIPVLVVK; encoded by the coding sequence ATGCTATTTTCAAAAGTATTGCTTGCTTATGACGGTTCGGATGCATCCAACAAGGCTTTGCTGAAGGCAGCCGAATTAGTCAAGACATCATCGTCCTCGCAGCTTGAGGTGGTAACCGCATTTGATTTTCCACGGATTTTTATGGGCGAAGGTTTGGCGCCAATTCCGGCTTCGATAAATAAAGAATATTACGATTTGGCCGAACAAACTACCGAAGAAGTTAAAAAGCGGCTTGCTGAGCAAGGTGTAGATGCCAAGGTGGAGCTCATTCAAGGTTCACCAGCCGAAGTCATTTTGGATTATGCCAATGAGAATGGCTTCGATGTGATTGTGATCGGTAGCCGCGGTTTAGGTGGTATCCGTGAATTTGTATTGGGTAGCGTAAGCCACAATGTGGTGCAGCATGCGCGTATTCCTGTGCTGGTCGTAAAATAA
- the purE gene encoding 5-(carboxyamino)imidazole ribonucleotide mutase, with amino-acid sequence MSVQVAVIMGSTSDWDTMQHACAVLDELEIGYEKKVVSAHRTPDLMFRFAEEAAGRGLKVIIAGAGGAAHLPGMVAAKTSLPVIGVPVQSKALNGLDSLLSIVQMPGGIPVATVAIGKAGATNAGLLAAQILGAFDEKISQRVVARRDRIRDEVLEGSDSL; translated from the coding sequence ATGTCAGTGCAGGTCGCTGTCATTATGGGCAGCACATCAGACTGGGACACCATGCAGCATGCATGTGCTGTGCTGGACGAGCTTGAAATCGGATATGAGAAAAAGGTAGTTTCAGCCCATCGTACACCGGATTTAATGTTTCGTTTTGCAGAAGAGGCCGCCGGGCGTGGACTAAAGGTCATTATTGCTGGAGCGGGTGGGGCAGCGCATTTGCCAGGGATGGTGGCTGCGAAGACATCCTTGCCAGTCATTGGTGTGCCTGTCCAGTCGAAGGCTCTGAATGGTCTAGACTCCCTGCTCTCCATTGTGCAGATGCCGGGTGGTATTCCGGTTGCCACTGTGGCAATCGGTAAGGCAGGCGCTACGAATGCAGGGCTGCTGGCCGCACAAATATTAGGCGCTTTTGACGAAAAGATAAGTCAGCGGGTTGTGGCAAGACGCGACCGTATCCGTGATGAGGTGCTGGAAGGCAGTGACTCACTATGA
- the purK gene encoding 5-(carboxyamino)imidazole ribonucleotide synthase, protein MNEAFESAGRIRPPGTTIGLLGGGQLGRMLVLAGTNLGYRFVTLDPAPDSPCGQVSEQIRAAYDDEHAARELAGRCDVITYEFENVDAGVAALLEQESSVPQGSSLLYTTQHRLREKRSIEAAGVPVAPYREISSPADMVQAVAELGVPCVLKTAVGGYDGKGQVVIRQPEEALAAYEQLAGGGAELVLEQFIRFRCEISVIVARSTNGEAKAFPPAENIHVNNILHTSIVPARVPEPVQEEARKLALAVAESLGAVGLLAVEMFVTEDGRLYVNELAPRPHNSGHYTMEGCATSQFEQHIRAICGLPLGSTKLLTSVVMVNVLGEHLEDVVRRFVQSDVEAERLDVVPKLHLYGKSEAKPGRKMGHINLLCQDAEQALEWIEQTNIWGNK, encoded by the coding sequence ATGAATGAGGCATTTGAATCTGCAGGTCGCATCCGTCCTCCAGGTACAACGATTGGACTTCTAGGAGGCGGACAGCTGGGCAGAATGCTTGTGCTAGCAGGGACAAACCTAGGATATCGCTTTGTGACGCTGGACCCTGCACCTGATAGCCCGTGTGGACAGGTGTCAGAACAAATCCGTGCTGCCTATGATGATGAGCATGCGGCCAGAGAGTTGGCTGGTCGGTGCGATGTGATCACGTATGAGTTTGAAAATGTGGACGCAGGTGTGGCTGCGCTTTTGGAACAGGAATCCAGCGTGCCGCAAGGCAGCAGTCTTTTGTACACAACACAGCATCGTCTTCGTGAAAAGCGTTCTATTGAAGCTGCTGGTGTCCCTGTCGCTCCGTATCGTGAAATCAGTAGTCCTGCGGATATGGTCCAAGCGGTAGCTGAACTGGGTGTACCGTGTGTGCTCAAGACAGCAGTCGGTGGTTATGATGGCAAGGGACAAGTGGTCATTCGCCAACCGGAGGAAGCCTTAGCTGCTTACGAACAATTGGCAGGAGGCGGTGCGGAACTGGTATTGGAACAGTTCATCCGTTTTCGCTGCGAAATCTCGGTGATTGTAGCTCGCAGCACGAACGGTGAAGCTAAAGCCTTTCCACCTGCGGAAAACATTCACGTAAACAACATTTTGCACACGTCGATTGTACCTGCGCGCGTGCCAGAACCTGTTCAGGAGGAAGCACGCAAGTTGGCGCTGGCTGTGGCAGAGTCGCTGGGTGCGGTGGGACTGCTCGCTGTGGAGATGTTTGTCACCGAAGACGGACGGTTGTACGTTAATGAGTTGGCACCGCGACCGCATAACTCCGGTCATTACACGATGGAGGGATGCGCCACGTCGCAATTCGAGCAGCACATACGTGCGATTTGCGGTTTACCCTTGGGCAGCACGAAGCTGCTGACTTCCGTCGTGATGGTCAATGTGCTAGGTGAGCATTTGGAGGACGTGGTTCGGCGGTTTGTGCAATCGGATGTTGAAGCTGAAAGGTTGGATGTTGTACCCAAGCTGCATTTGTATGGAAAAAGTGAAGCCAAGCCAGGCCGAAAGATGGGACATATTAATCTATTGTGCCAGGATGCGGAACAAGCGCTGGAATGGATTGAACAAACCAATATTTGGGGGAATAAATAG
- the purB gene encoding adenylosuccinate lyase: protein MIERYSRPEMRAIWTEENKFKAWLEVELCACEAWAELGVIPKEDTVALRKNASFDIERIYEIEQETRHDVIAFTRTVSESLGDERKWVHYGLTSTDVVDTALGYLLKQANEILERDILNFIEILKEKALAYKHTPMMGRTHGVHAEPTTFGLKMGLWYEEMKRNLERFRFAADQVQYGKMSGAVGTYANIDPAVEEFVCRKLGTKPAPISTQTLQRDRHAEYMATLALIATSLDKFATEVRALQKSEFREVEEAFAKGQKGSSAMPHKRNPIGSENISGLARVIRGHMVSAYENVTLWHERDISHSSVERIILPDATMLLNYMLNRFGNIVKNLTVFPENMKRNMARTYGVPFSGRIMTKLIDKGFSREKAYDTVQPRAMQAWEEQRQFRDIVEATPEITAVLSADEIEDAFNPAWHLKNVDTIFKKLGLGE, encoded by the coding sequence ATGATCGAACGCTATAGCAGACCGGAAATGAGAGCGATTTGGACGGAAGAAAATAAATTTAAAGCGTGGCTGGAAGTAGAGCTGTGTGCCTGTGAAGCTTGGGCGGAATTAGGGGTTATTCCAAAAGAGGATACTGTGGCTCTGCGTAAGAATGCAAGTTTTGATATTGAACGGATCTATGAAATTGAGCAGGAGACAAGACATGATGTCATTGCTTTTACTCGCACGGTGTCCGAAAGTCTTGGAGACGAGCGCAAATGGGTACATTACGGTCTAACCTCTACAGACGTAGTTGATACGGCACTGGGCTACCTGTTAAAGCAGGCGAATGAAATCCTGGAACGCGATATCTTGAATTTTATTGAAATTTTGAAGGAAAAGGCATTGGCTTACAAGCATACACCAATGATGGGACGTACACATGGAGTGCATGCCGAGCCGACCACATTCGGACTGAAGATGGGATTGTGGTACGAGGAAATGAAGCGCAATCTGGAACGCTTTCGTTTTGCCGCTGACCAAGTACAATACGGTAAAATGTCCGGTGCAGTTGGGACATACGCCAACATTGACCCGGCTGTAGAAGAATTTGTATGCCGCAAGCTGGGCACCAAGCCTGCACCGATTTCTACACAGACGCTACAGCGCGACCGTCATGCCGAATACATGGCAACATTAGCGTTGATCGCCACATCGTTGGACAAATTTGCTACAGAAGTCCGTGCTCTGCAAAAGAGTGAGTTCCGTGAGGTGGAAGAAGCCTTTGCCAAAGGTCAAAAAGGTTCTTCTGCGATGCCGCATAAACGCAATCCGATCGGAAGTGAGAACATCTCCGGTCTGGCACGTGTGATTCGCGGGCATATGGTATCGGCGTATGAGAACGTAACCCTATGGCATGAACGCGACATTTCGCATTCTTCCGTAGAACGCATTATTCTGCCGGATGCCACAATGCTGTTGAACTACATGCTGAACCGCTTTGGCAATATCGTGAAAAATCTGACGGTCTTCCCTGAAAATATGAAGCGCAATATGGCGCGTACGTACGGCGTACCGTTCTCCGGTCGTATTATGACGAAGCTGATCGATAAAGGTTTTAGTCGTGAAAAAGCCTACGATACCGTGCAGCCGCGTGCTATGCAGGCGTGGGAAGAGCAACGCCAGTTCCGCGATATCGTCGAGGCCACCCCGGAAATTACTGCCGTGCTCAGCGCAGACGAAATCGAGGATGCTTTTAACCCAGCCTGGCATCTGAAGAACGTGGATACGATCTTCAAAAAGCTGGGATTAGGGGAGTAG
- a CDS encoding phosphoribosylaminoimidazolesuccinocarboxamide synthase: MSLSTAEGLIHAPLLYKGKVRELYDLGEHFLIVVTDRISAFDYVLEPPVPEKGNVLNKLSAFWFEQTKDLLENHVVHTDVNKLGHVIDEQNKELLKDRIMVTLKAERIDIECVVRGYITGGGWRQYEQNGEVNGIPLPEGLRKNERFPKPLFTPAAKNDVGHDEDISLHQMKELVGVELTGELEEKSLALYEFARAFCEKRGIILADCKFEFGLVNGKVILIDEIFTPDSSRFWAQEKYELDVEIDSMDKEPVRSYLASSGWDKNSEPDPLPAEVVEETTARYTDIWRRLTAQ; encoded by the coding sequence ATGTCATTGTCTACTGCCGAAGGTCTGATCCATGCGCCGCTCTTGTACAAAGGCAAGGTGCGTGAACTGTATGATCTCGGAGAGCATTTTCTGATTGTCGTGACGGACCGAATTTCGGCTTTTGATTATGTGTTAGAGCCACCCGTGCCCGAAAAGGGAAATGTGCTGAATAAGCTCAGCGCTTTCTGGTTTGAGCAGACGAAAGACTTGTTGGAAAACCATGTCGTGCACACTGATGTGAACAAGCTCGGGCATGTGATCGACGAACAGAATAAAGAGTTGCTGAAGGACCGGATCATGGTCACGCTGAAGGCTGAACGCATCGACATTGAGTGTGTGGTGCGCGGATATATTACCGGAGGCGGCTGGCGTCAGTATGAGCAGAACGGTGAGGTGAACGGCATTCCATTGCCAGAGGGGCTACGTAAAAATGAGCGCTTTCCCAAGCCTTTATTTACACCAGCTGCAAAAAATGATGTTGGACACGACGAGGACATTTCACTTCATCAAATGAAAGAACTGGTCGGGGTGGAACTAACAGGTGAGCTTGAGGAAAAGAGCTTGGCGTTGTACGAATTTGCACGTGCTTTCTGCGAGAAGCGGGGGATTATTTTAGCCGATTGCAAGTTTGAGTTTGGTCTTGTTAACGGTAAGGTGATTCTGATTGACGAGATTTTCACGCCAGATTCATCCCGTTTTTGGGCCCAGGAAAAGTATGAGCTGGATGTTGAGATTGACAGCATGGACAAGGAGCCGGTACGAAGCTATTTGGCATCATCTGGTTGGGACAAGAATAGCGAGCCCGATCCATTGCCTGCTGAGGTCGTAGAAGAAACAACTGCAAGATATACGGATATTTGGCGGCGTCTGACGGCACAGTAA
- the purS gene encoding phosphoribosylformylglycinamidine synthase subunit PurS, whose product MMKATVYVTIKQSVLDPQGVAVQGALHSMGFGEVDSVRIGKYMELNLDTTDRESAEKRIIEMCEKLLANTVIEDYRYELEG is encoded by the coding sequence ATGATGAAAGCAACAGTCTATGTCACGATTAAGCAAAGCGTTTTGGACCCGCAGGGGGTTGCGGTGCAAGGCGCACTGCATTCTATGGGTTTCGGAGAAGTGGACAGCGTCAGAATTGGTAAGTATATGGAATTGAATCTGGATACAACAGACCGCGAGAGTGCTGAAAAGCGCATCATTGAGATGTGCGAAAAGCTGTTGGCCAACACGGTCATTGAAGACTACCGCTACGAACTGGAGGGCTGA
- the purQ gene encoding phosphoribosylformylglycinamidine synthase subunit PurQ, with translation MKFAVLVFPGSNCDIDCYKAVEDTVGEPVDYVWHTATDLSPYDCILVPGGFSYGDYLRCGAISRFAPVMKEVAKAAAEGKYILGICNGFQILTEAGLLPGALRRNLSMKFLCRDTVLQVANNQTPFTKDYAAGEKIVIPIAHGEGNYYCDDETLARLQANNQIVFTYKDNPNGSMTDIAGICNEQGNVLGMMPHPERAVDALLGTDDGKRMFTSILNAWRDRHGAASVR, from the coding sequence ATGAAATTTGCAGTTCTGGTTTTTCCGGGCTCCAACTGTGATATTGACTGCTATAAGGCGGTAGAGGACACGGTCGGTGAACCTGTCGATTATGTTTGGCATACTGCGACGGATCTGTCGCCTTATGATTGTATTCTTGTTCCAGGAGGCTTCTCCTACGGGGATTACCTGCGTTGCGGCGCGATTTCCCGGTTTGCTCCAGTGATGAAGGAAGTTGCGAAAGCGGCTGCCGAGGGCAAATATATTTTGGGTATTTGCAACGGTTTTCAAATTCTGACCGAAGCCGGTCTGTTGCCAGGGGCTTTACGCCGTAATCTGTCGATGAAATTCCTATGCCGGGATACGGTGTTGCAGGTTGCGAATAACCAAACACCTTTTACTAAAGATTACGCCGCTGGTGAAAAGATCGTCATTCCGATCGCACACGGCGAAGGCAACTATTACTGTGATGATGAGACGCTGGCTCGCTTGCAGGCGAATAACCAGATCGTATTTACGTATAAAGATAATCCAAACGGTTCCATGACGGATATCGCAGGGATTTGTAATGAACAAGGAAACGTGCTGGGCATGATGCCTCACCCTGAACGCGCGGTGGACGCATTGCTCGGAACGGATGACGGCAAACGTATGTTTACATCTATTTTGAACGCATGGAGGGATCGACATGGCGCAGCAAGTGTCCGCTAA